Genomic DNA from Dehalococcoidia bacterium:
GCTGGGGTTCGGCTTCGGCACCAACCTCGTCGGCCCCACGCTGATGGTGCACGGCACGGAGGAGCAGCGGCGCGCCCACCTGCCGCCGATCGCCCGCGCCGAGGTCTTCTGGTGCCAGGGCTTCTCCGAGCCGGGCGCCGGCTCCGACCTGGCCGGCCTGCAGACGCGCGCCGTGCGCGACGGCGACGAGTACGTGGTCAACGGCCAGAAGATCTGGACCAGCGAAGGCCACCAGGCCGACTGGATGATCTTGCTCGCCCGCACCGATGTCGAGGCGCCGAAGCACAAGGGGATCTCCTATTTCCTGGTGGACATGAAGACGCCGGGCATCCAGGTGCGGCCGCTGGTCAACCTGATGAACAGCCACGCCTTCAACGAGGTGTTCTTCGACAACGTGCGGGTGCCGCGCCAGAACCTGGTGGGCGAGGAGAACCGCGGCTGGTACGTCGCCACCACGACGCTCGACTTCGAGCGCTCCGGCATCACGCGCGTGATGCTCTCGCTGCGCATCTTCGAGGACGTGGTGGCCTTCGTGCGCGAGGCGGCGAGCCGCGGCGAGGCATGGGCGCAGGCGCCAGGCGTGAAGCACCGGCTCGCCGACCTGCGCGTTGCGTTTGAGATCGCCCGCATGCTGGCGCGCCGCGTGGCCTGGCAGCAGTCGAAAGGAATCATCCCGAACTACGAGTCGTCGATGGCGAAGCTGTTCAGCTCGGAGCTGAACCAGCGCTTCTGTGAGGCGGCGATCAACCTGCTCGGCCCCGGCGGCCAGCTCGAGCCGGCCTCGAAGTGGGCGCCGCTGCAGGGGCGCATCGAGCGCGCCTACGAAGCCGCCCTCTCCTACAAGATCGCCGGCGGCACCAGCGAGATCCAGCGCAACGTGATCGCCACGCGGGGGCTCGGCCTGCCGCGGGGCTGAGCCGCCCAGCTCTTGCAGGCGTGCTCAGTGGTGGGCGGGCCTGGTTTTCGCCTACGACGGCGGCTCACCGGCCGGACCCACGGACTCGCGAAGGCCCCGAACCAGGGCCCGCAGG
This window encodes:
- a CDS encoding acyl-CoA dehydrogenase family protein, whose amino-acid sequence is MDFSFSPAQNRFRQEVRDFLREHLPAGFNVRNDREALSNEEFAFSQRFAQKLAAKGWLTMSWPQAYGGRAADPMDQLVYNEEMGYSGAPLGFGFGTNLVGPTLMVHGTEEQRRAHLPPIARAEVFWCQGFSEPGAGSDLAGLQTRAVRDGDEYVVNGQKIWTSEGHQADWMILLARTDVEAPKHKGISYFLVDMKTPGIQVRPLVNLMNSHAFNEVFFDNVRVPRQNLVGEENRGWYVATTTLDFERSGITRVMLSLRIFEDVVAFVREAASRGEAWAQAPGVKHRLADLRVAFEIARMLARRVAWQQSKGIIPNYESSMAKLFSSELNQRFCEAAINLLGPGGQLEPASKWAPLQGRIERAYEAALSYKIAGGTSEIQRNVIATRGLGLPRG